The Zingiber officinale cultivar Zhangliang chromosome 9A, Zo_v1.1, whole genome shotgun sequence genome window below encodes:
- the LOC122019764 gene encoding pentatricopeptide repeat-containing protein At3g63370, chloroplastic-like, translated as MNLILHHASPSTSPSPSNKLNQWIPFMALSFHHHHHHRHHHCRRHHHSSSNSIDHACKQGNLKQAFRSLPLHWPPHQHAYSSILDLCASEKAPFQGQQLHSHILKSTALRRHGFLCTKLVFMYGKCGRLLDAEKLFDEMPHRSIFAWNALIGAYASTNQQSLAIGSYRDMRAEGLLPDACTLASVLKACGALEDVCVGTEVHGLAIKTGLHLTGFVSNALIAMYAKCGRFGSARLLFDRMSVETDVVSWNSMISACLKDQQFFEALNLFREMQKVGVSMNSYTVVGVLQACAELSQSKLGMEIHASLLKNTRKLEIYESNSLVVLYARCGRIHNAIRVFEEMDEKDNVSWNSILAGYVQNGLYQESIKFFSDIIQSGFEPDQVSIITCASASGRLGNFSIAKQIHAYAIKHGFSVDLQVGNTLIDMYTKCQFVNYAANVFRELHGKDCISWTTMIACYAQSSCYDKALELSREMQRDGTKVDSMMIGSILQACSGLLCLVLLKQVHAYAIRHRLLDHVLENTLVDVYGECGEVDHAHRIFRTMQDKDVVTWTSMITCYVNSGLLNEALRLFEDMVASNVEPDAVSLISVLAAVAGLSSFTKGKEIHGFTYRRWIETTGTIGSSLVDMYARCGDIEKSTKVFDSVRRKDLILWTMMINASGLHGRGEEAIGFFRGLNEIGIVPDHVAFLALLYACSHSGLIDEGKYYLEKMISEYKLEPWPEHYACLVDLLGRSGRTEEAYEFIRLMPMEPTAAVWCALLGACRVHQNHELGRIAAEKLLKLEPENPGNYVLISNVFAAMGNWKDANLARGMMKGRGLKKDPACSWIEVGSKVHTFVARDISHEDSASIYSKLAEITEKLKKEGGYREDTRFVLHDVTVDEKVKMLQGHSERLAIAFGMMHVPKGTPIRVNKNLRVCGDCHEFTKLVTKVYGREIIVRDANRFHHFKDGSCSCRNFW; from the coding sequence ATGAACTTGATCCTTCACCATGCATCACCCTCAACTTCTCCCTCTCCGAGCAACAAATTGAACCAGTGGATTCCGTTCATGGCTTTATccttccaccaccaccaccaccaccggcACCACCACTGCCGCCGCCACCACCATTCTTCTTCCAACTCCATTGATCATGCTTGCAAGCAAGGAAACCTCAAGCAAGCCTTCAGGTCCCTTCCACTCCATTGGCCTCCTCATCAGCATGCCTACTCCTCCATTCTCGACCTCTGTGCTTCCGAAAAGGCCCCATTCCAGGGCCAGCAACTGCACTCCCACATCCTCAAGTCCACCGCCCTCCGCCGCCATGGATTCCTCTGCACGAAGCTCGTTTTCATGTACGGCAAATGTGGCCGTCTCCTAGACGCTGAGAAGCTGTTCGACGAAATGCCCCACCGGTCCATCTTCGCATGGAACGCTCTCATCGGGGCGTATGCATCCACCAATCAGCAGTCTTTGGCTATCGGGAGCTACCGGGATATGCGCGCTGAGGGACTGCTGCCTGATGCTTGCACTCTCGCCTCGGTCCTCAAGGCCTGTGGCGCGCTGGAAGATGTCTGTGTTGGGACTGAGGTTCATGGTTTGGCAATCAAAACTGGGCTTCACTTGACTGGATTCGTTTCCAATGCGCTCATTGCTATGTATGCAAAGTGCGGCCGGTTTGGTTCCGCGAGGCTACTGTTCGATCGAATGAGTGTGGAAACAGATGTAGTTTCTTGGAATTCAATGATATCTGCGTGTTTGAAAGATCAGCAGTTCTTTGAGGCACTGAATCTGTTCAGAGAGATGCAGAAAGTCGGTGTTTCGATGAACTCATATACGGTCGTTGGTGTCCTCCAGGCTTGTGCCGAACTTTCACAATCTAAATTGGGCATGGAGATACATGCCTCTCTTTTGAAGAACACAAGGAAACTCGAGATTTACGAGAGTAATTCATTGGTGGTCCTTTATGCGAGATGTGGTCGAATTCACAATGCTATCCGGGTGTTTGAGGAAATGGATGAGAAAGATAATGTTTCATGGAATTCAATCCTCGCTGGTTATGTTCAAAATGGTTTGTATCAGGAATCGATCAAGTTTTTCAGTGATATTATTCAGTCGGGATTTGAGCCAGACCAGGTTTCTATCATAACTTGTGCTTCTGCTTCCGGGCGGCTAGGGAACTTCTCGATCGCCAAGCAAATTCATGCATATgcaataaaacatggtttcagtGTCGATTTACAGGTTGGAAACACATTGATCGACATGTACACAAAGTGCCAGTTTGTAAATTATGCGGCAAATGTCTTCCGCGAGTTGCACGGTAAAGATTGCATTTCATGGACGACGATGATAGCATGTTATGCTCAGAGTTCTTGCTACGATAAGGCTCTCGAGTTGTCTAGAGAAATGCAAAGAGATGGAACGAAGGTGGATTCGATGATGATCGGAAGCATACTGCAAGCTTGTAGCGGATTGCTATGTCTTGTCCTACTGAAGCAAGTCCATGCTTATGCTATTAGGCATCGGTTGCTGGATCATGTACTCGAGAACACGTTGGTAGATGTTTACGGAGAATGCGGGGAGGTAGATCATGCTCACCGTATTTTTCGAACGATGCAAGACAAAGATGTTGTTACTTGGACTAGTATGATCACTTGTTATGTTAACTCTGGCCTCCTAAACGAAGCTTTGCGATTGTTTGAGGACATGGTGGCTTCCAATGTTGAACCTGATGCGGTATCGTTGATCAGTGTCCTTGCTGCAGTAGCAGGTTTATCCTCCTTCACGAAAGGCAAAGAAATCCATGGATTCACCTACCGAAGATGGATTGAAACTACAGGAACAATTGGGAGTTCATTGGTTGACATGTATGCCCGATGCGGAGACATAGAGAAGTCTACTAAAGTGTTCGACAGTGTTAGACGCAAAGACTTGATCCTATGGACGATGATGATTAACGCGAGCGGTTTGCATGGACGGGGCGAAGAAGCTATAGGTTTCTTTAGGGGGTTGAATGAGATAGGCATAGTGCCTGATCATGTTGCCTTCTTGGCCCTTCTTTATGCTTGTAGCCATTCAGGGTTGATCGATGAGGGGAAGTACTATCTCGAAAAGATGATAAGTGAGTATAAGTTGGAACCATGGCCAGAACATTATGCTTGTCTTGTTGATCTTCTCGGTCGATCCGGTAGGACAGAAGAAGCCTACGAGTTCATAAGATTGATGCCCATGGAACCCACAGCTGCAGTTTGGTGTGCTCTCCTCGGTGCTTGTCGAGTTCACCAGAATCACGAGCTAGGCAGAATCGCAGCAGAGAAGCTCCTCAAATTGGAGCCCGAGAATCCTGGCAATTACGTGCTAATTTCGAATGTCTTCGCGGCAATGGGGAATTGGAAAGATGCAAATCTAGCAAGAGGAATGATGAAAGGGAGAGGGTTGAAGAAAGACCCGGCGTGTAGTTGGATCGAAGTAGGGAGCAAGGTGCACACGTTCGTTGCAAGAGACATTTCACATGAGGATTCAGCCTCAATCTATTCAAAGTTGGCAGAGATAACCGAAAAACTCAAGAAGGAAGGCGGGTATCGTGAGGACACTAGGTTTGTTTTGCACGATGTGACGGTAGACGAGAAAGTAAAGATGCTACAAGGGCATAGTGAAAGGCTTGCCATTGCTTTTGGCATGATGCATGTGCCAAAGGGAACCCCGATTCGGGTGAACAAGAATCTTCGAGTTTGCGGCGATTGCCATGAATTCACCAAACTTGTAACAAAGGTATATGGGCGAGAAATTATCGTGAGGGATGCCAATCGATTTCATCATTTCAAAGATGGATCTTGTTCTTGTAGAAATTTCTGGTGA
- the LOC122019765 gene encoding pentatricopeptide repeat-containing protein At5g39710-like has protein sequence MAATRRPSTDSPAAAAASPAIAATDAATHHLVLAEKALEFLRRRVSLDSLAASYTPDAAVHTLLLAQPHRLVLLSFLRWATPLPFFSSSLLPQSLSLHLLSRLRHLPAALSLARRLATRFPAPSLFHSLTSTLPLLRPAPTSPSVAFDLLIRSYSSLSLIPQALSVLTLTKNAGFSPSLLSFNSLLDAMFRSRQTPLRAIDNFLADMASSGVSRNVYTYNILIRGFCSRGELHRASALLPEMVHAGCSPNVVTYNTLIDGLCKSGKIDDAMSLLRTIKEKGLKPNLITCNSIVNGLCRKGRLKESRIVLDDMAREGLTPDSITYNTIVNGYCREGDLHQALLMEAEMARKGVAPNVVTYNSLVNAMCKDGNMRRAMELVGRMKERGLELDEFTFTTLIDGFCKKGFLDDALLLLNQMQERGIQASIASYNALINGYCLLGRTQEALQILREDMERYGLAPDVVTYSTILNSHCRNGDIDLAFQLNQEMLDKGIMPDAITYSSLIRGLCGAKRLDDAWKHFRQMLRLGLRPDEFTYTTLIHGHCKEGELEKAVLLHDEMIKKGILPDVVTYGVLINGLRKVARIKEAKRLLLRMCYDESVPDCIEYDILMECCGKAEFKSVLSLLKSFCAKGLMNEADKVFESMSERNWKLDATAYNIVIHGHCRAGNVSKAMSLYEEMIQAEFELNAITAIALIRALSKHSRNEELNQVIQRLLGGCLLTDAKTSKAIVEVNHMDGNIDAVLDALTNMAKDGFLPNGSELKGCTR, from the coding sequence ATGGCGGCGACGCGCCGTCCCTCGACTGATtcccccgccgccgccgccgcctctccCGCTATCGCCGCCACGGACGCCGCCACTCATCACCTCGTCCTCGCCGAGAAGGCCCTCGAATTTCTCCGTCGCCGTGTCTCCCTCGACTCCCTCGCTGCCTCCTACACGCCCGATGCCGCCGTCCACACCCTCCTCCTCGCCCAGCCTCACCGCCTGGTTCTCCTATCCTTCCTCCGCTGGGCCACGCCCctccccttcttctcctcctccctcCTTCCGCAATCCCTCTCCCTCCACCTCCTCTCCCGCCTCCGCCACCTCCCCGCCGCTCTCTCCCTCGCTCGCCGCCTAGCCACTCGCTTCCCAGCCCCCTCCCTCTTCCACTCCCTCACCTCCACCCTTCCCCTCCTCCGCCCCGCCCCGACCTCCCCCTCCGTCGCCTTCGACCTTCTCATCAGATCCtactcctccctctccctcatccCTCAAGCACTCTCCGTTCTCACCCTTACCAAAAACGCCGGCTTTTCGCCTTCCCTCCTGTCTTTCAACTCCCTCCTCGACGCTATGTTCCGGTCACGCCAAACCCCTCTCCGAGCAATCGACAACTTCCTCGCCGACATGGCAAGCTCCGGCGTCTCCCGAAACGTCTACACCTACAACATCCTCATCAGAGGCTTCTGCTCCCGTGGCGAACTCCACCGAGCATCCGCCTTGCTTCCCGAGATGGTGCACGCAGGGTGTTCGCCCAATGTCGTCACCTACAACACACTCATCGATGGCTTGTGCAAGTCAGGGAAGATCGACGATGCCATGTCCCTACTGAGGACAATCAAGGAGAAGGGGCTCAAGCCAAATTTAATCACCTGCAACTCAATTGTCAATGGATTGTGCCGCAAAGGGCGATTGAAGGAATCAAGGATCGTGCTCGATGACATGGCGAGAGAAGGGTTGACTCCTGATTCCATCACCTACAACACCATTGTCAATGGCTACTGCAGGGAAGGAGACCTCCATCAAGCTCTGTTAATGGAAGCAGAGATGGCTCGCAAGGGAGTGGCACCCAATGTTGTCACCTACAATTCATTGGTGAATGCAATGTGTAAAGATGGCAACATGAGAAGAGCCATGGAGCTCGTCGGTCGAATGAAGGAACGAGGGCTCGAGCTCGACGAGTTCACTTTCACGACTTTGATCGACGGGTTCTGCAAGAAAGGGTTCTTGGATGATGCCTTGTTGCTTCTGAATCAAATGCAGGAGAGGGGAATTCAAGCTTCCATTGCGAGTTACAATGCTCTGATAAATGGTTACTGTTTGCTAGGAAGAACACAAGAAGCTTTGCAAATTCTTCGCGAAGATATGGAACGATACGGCTTAGCACCGGATGTAGTTACTTACAGCACAATATTGAATAGCCACTGTAGGAATGGAGACATCGATTTGGCATTTCAGTTGAATCAAGAGATGCTCGATAAGGGCATCATGCCGGATGCTATTACTTACTCTTCGCTTATTCGGGGCCTTTGTGGAGCAAAAAGACTCGACGATGCATGGAAGCATTTTCGGCAGATGTTGCGGTTGGGTTTACGGCCGGATGAATTCACCTACACCACACTGATTCATGGCCACTGCAAGGAAGGAGAACTTGAGAAGGCTGTTCTCCTCCATGACGAAATGATCAAGAAAGGAATACTTCCGGATGTGGTGACTTACGGTGTGCTTATCAATGGCCTCCGCAAAGTTGCTAGGATTAAGGAAGCGAAACGACTCCTGTTACGAATGTGCTACGATGAATCTGTTCCAGATTGTATCGAGTATGACATACTGATGGAGTGCTGTGGCAAAGCTGAGTTCAAGAGTGTATTGTCTCTCTTGAAAAGCTTTTGTGCAAAGGGTTTGATGAATGAAGCTGATAAAGTGTTTGAATCTATGTCAGAGAGGAACTGGAAGCTAGATGCTACTGCATATAATATCGTCATCCATGGGCACTGTCGAGCGGGAAATGTGAGTAAGGCGATGAGCTTGTACGAGGAGATGATACAGGCTGAGTTTGAGCTGAACGCAATTACCGCAATTGCCCTCATTAGGGCTCTTTCGAAGCATAGTAGGAATGAGGAATTGAATCAAGTGATTCAAAGATTGTTGGGCGGTTGTTTGCTAACCGATGCCAAAACATCAAAGGCTATTGTCGAAGTCAATCACATGGATGGCAATATAGATGCTGtgttggatgctcttacaaacaTGGCGAAGGACGGATTTCTTCCTAATGGTAGCGAACTCAAAGGATGCACTCGGTAA